One window of the Streptomyces asoensis genome contains the following:
- a CDS encoding helix-turn-helix domain-containing protein, whose protein sequence is MLEVLGLDAEAEAIYRWMLANPLEGIIVLVSRLGLPEERVRAGLDRLSELALIQPSARKGIGFRAVGPETAMEVLLARQQAELAAQQMRVEKSRAAAAQLIAECSSLRPRGIDSDSEQLDGLEAIRERLAELAQSAQVEVATFAPGGAHRAEDLQASRAPNSALLDRGVRMRTVYLDSVRNHQPTLDHVGWLHSRGGQVRTVPELPVRMIIFDRCKAVLPVDTSDARVGGVVLSGAGTVAALCALFEGVWNTATALGSTPKCEARGMPPQERAVLKMLAQGYTDEAIAKRLGVSPRTARRTAATLMERLDARSRFEAGVHAVQDGWLPSSR, encoded by the coding sequence ATGTTGGAGGTTCTGGGACTGGATGCCGAGGCAGAAGCCATCTACCGGTGGATGCTGGCCAATCCACTGGAGGGCATCATCGTCCTCGTGTCCCGGCTCGGGCTGCCGGAGGAACGGGTTCGCGCGGGGCTGGACCGGCTCAGCGAACTCGCCTTGATCCAGCCATCGGCCCGCAAGGGCATAGGGTTCCGGGCCGTCGGCCCGGAGACCGCCATGGAGGTGCTGCTGGCGCGCCAGCAGGCGGAGTTGGCGGCGCAGCAGATGCGCGTGGAGAAATCCAGAGCGGCGGCGGCCCAACTGATCGCCGAATGCTCCTCGCTACGACCACGGGGCATCGACAGCGATTCAGAACAGCTGGACGGCCTGGAGGCGATCCGGGAACGGCTCGCGGAGCTGGCCCAGTCGGCCCAGGTCGAGGTCGCCACGTTCGCGCCGGGCGGCGCGCACCGGGCCGAGGACCTCCAGGCCAGTCGCGCCCCCAACTCCGCCCTGCTCGACCGCGGGGTGCGGATGCGGACGGTCTATCTCGACAGCGTGCGCAACCATCAGCCCACCCTGGACCACGTCGGCTGGCTGCACTCCCGCGGCGGACAGGTCCGTACCGTGCCCGAACTGCCGGTCCGGATGATCATCTTCGACCGGTGCAAGGCGGTGCTGCCGGTCGACACGAGCGACGCCCGGGTCGGCGGGGTGGTGCTGAGCGGGGCGGGAACGGTCGCGGCCCTGTGCGCGCTCTTCGAGGGCGTGTGGAACACCGCGACGGCGCTGGGGAGCACGCCGAAGTGCGAGGCGAGGGGCATGCCGCCGCAGGAGCGTGCCGTGCTCAAGATGCTCGCCCAGGGCTACACCGACGAGGCCATCGCCAAGCGCCTCGGGGTCTCCCCGCGCACGGCCCGGCGCACCGCAGCCACCCTGATGGAACGCCTGGACGCGCGCAGCCGCTTCGAGGCGGGGGTGCACGCCGTCCAGGACGGCTGGCTGCCCTCCTCGCGCTGA